GATGGTGTGATTGTTGATAAGTATTTAAGAACAACTGCTTCTAATATCTATGCCATTGGAGATGTTATTAAAAAGGATATTCCTAGATTAACTCTAACTGCTCAGTTTGAAGGTGCTTATTTAAGTGCTTACTTACTCGGGAAGAAGAAAAGTGAAATTCATTATCCTGTTATTGGCAAAGTTACCTTTACTTTTCCTCAACTTGCTTCTACTGGAGTTGATATTGACCAAGCTCGCCTTGATCCAAATCTCACAGTTAAGGATATTGATATTTCAAAGGGTGATTTTCTCTACGCTGGCACTAATGACTATAATGCTCATTTATCACTTGTTTACGATCAGAATCAAAGAATTATAGCAGCATCAGAAATTAGCCAAACTGCCAGTGATGATATCAATATTTTTATACCAATTATAGCGTTAGATATCGACCAAAATCTCTGGAATGAAAAAATGGTAATGTCTTTCCCATCATTAGCGTTTAAGTTACGAAATATATTATAGTAATCAATGATTTCAGTTACTTTTACTTTAATATTGATTAGATCTATTTATAGTTGTGATAATACTAGAATATATCAATCATACCTTTTTGTATTTCTTAATTTTATGTGATTATAACAATTAGAGAAGATGGAGTAGTAATGTAAATGGTTTTAGATATTATTCAATACAAGAATAGTTTATATGACGAATTAGCTCATTTTAGTAAAGGATTGGCTAGCAATAAAAGATTAGAAATACTGGACTTATTATTACAAGCATCAAAATCTGTAGATAGTATTTCTAGAGATACTGGTAATAGTGTTGCGAACACTTCACGTCATTTACAAGTGTTAAAAGAAAGTCACTTAGTTGCTTCTTCTAGGAACGGTAATCAAATTATATATAGTTTAGCTTCAGACAATGTCGTTAGTCTAGTACGTACTTTAATGAAAGTTGGTGAACGTGAATCATCTGAGATGAAATATATTCAAAAAGAAGCTGACAATGATCAGTATGTGAAAACAATAAGTCTTGAAAAAGTGCGTCAAGAAATTGATAATATTTTTTTGCTAGATGTACGTCCAAAAGATGAGTATATTGCAAATCATATTTTAGGCGCAATAAACATCCCACTTAATGAATTAATAGATAATATAAATATTATACCTAAAAATAAAAAAATTATTGTTTATTGTCGTGGGAGATTGTGCGCTAATTCTAATTTTGCAGTTAAAAAATTGAACCAATATGGATTAAATGCATATAGTCTTAATAGTAGTGTTCATGATTGGCAAGAAATTGCTCACAATAGTGACAGTTAATTTTATATCTGTCTATTAAAATAAAAGGAGTAATTTTATATGGTAAAAGAAATCGAATTAACAAGTGAAAACTATGAAGAATCTGTGTCCAAAGGGGTTATATTAGTTGATTTTCGTGCAGATTGGTGTGCGCCTTGTAGAATGATGGATTCTGTCTTAGATAAAATAGCAGAAGACCCAATATATGAATCGATTAAATTTGGGAAGGTTAATGTTGATAATAACATGGAATTAAATATTCGTCATTCTATTTCAGGTATTCCAACCTTTTTACTTTATAAAGATGGAAAACTCATTACTCGAGAAGTAGGCTTACAAACTAAAAATACTGTAAAAAGCATGTTAAATAATTTGTTATAGTACTATATATATATACTAATTAAAATGCGTCATAACTCAACAGTTGTGTCGCCTTTTTTTGTGTCTTATAATTAAAGGGGTTAGAATGCGTCATAACTTATAGACATAAAGGAGAAACAAATTAATGAAAAACGAACATCAGATAAAATTGATTGAGACATATTTTAAAATGTGGATTGAACGAGATTTTTCTAGGATTAATGATATTTTTGCTGATGATATTTTCTACCGTGAATGCTATGGCGCCTGTTATCGTAATTTAAAAGAAATCCACTTATGGATTACTCAGCAATTGAAAAAGCAAGTAGTCTTAAACTGGTCAATTAATACTGTAAACGTAGATAATAATTCTTTTTTCGTGACTTGGATTTTTCATGCAAAAGAAGAAAATGAATATATTTTTGACGGTATTTCACGAATTGAATTTAATGGCGATTCTAAAATATCTAAAATAATCGAGTACGAAACAAAACATGAAATTTTCTACCCGTTTGGAAAGGAATAAACATATGAAATATGGCTATGCACGCGTAAGCACCATCGATCAAAAACTAGAAAATCAAATTGAGAGCTTAAAAAATTCAGGCGCTGAAATAATCTATAAAGAAAAATTTACTGGTACAACGACTGAACGTCCTGAATTTAACAAAGTGCTGAATGAACTAAAAACAGATGACACATTGATTGTTACGAAATTAGACCGCTTCGCACGTAATACTAAAGAAGCCCTTGATATAATTCAAGACCTTTTTAAACGTAACATCAAAGTTAATATTCTCAACATGGGAATAATTGATAACACCCCCACAGGACAACTGATTTTTACGATTTTTAGTGCCTTTGCGCAATTTGAAAGAGATATGATTGTTACAAGGACACATGAGGGAAAAGAATATGCTAAGCGGAATGACCCCTATTTTAGTGAGGGACGCCCACAAACCTATACTGATGAACAAATACGTTTAGCTTATGATTTGCGCCAGCAAGGCATGACTTACAAGATGATTGCTAGAAAAACAGGCATAAGTGAACGTACACAACAAAGACGGTTTAAAGATATTTAATGTTTGTTAACCAAAGTAAAAGGACCGCTCTGGGAGGGAGACGGTCCTTTTTGAGAGAGAATAATTTGATGAATAAAATTTATGGGAGAGAAGAGAATAGCCATGTAAATTGACTATGTTGCTCAGAAGTCAATAAATTGGACTATTTTTATTCAGTTAATTAGGCGACATTTGAGATACGATTGCGATTATAAAAAAAATTGATATACCAACCAATGGCTGCTTGGACTTCAGTTAATGTTTGGTATGCCTTCAAATACACCTCTTCACGCTTCAATATTGAATGGAACGCTTCCATACGGCCATTATCGTACGGATGGCCTTTGAGTGAATAAGAATGTTTCAAGCCATAATTTTGGCATTTAATATTAAACTCAGCACTCGTGTATTGTGACCCCATATCTGAATGAATAATGAGTGGCTTTCGATGCTTATCTAACGCCATCTGTAAGGCACTTGTGGCTAGCTCGGCTGTCATTGTATCGCCAATTTTATAGCCCAATACTTTTCTCTTCTCAGGATCCAAAACGGTCGCTAAATAGACCCATCTGTGATTAGTCAACTGAATATAAGTGATATCTGTTTGCCAAACACCGCTTAAATCATGCAAGTGTCTAATCAGATTGGGTTTTTGATCAACCGTCACAACAGTTTTGGGTTTGCGATAACATTTTTGCATGCGCGATCTAATCCCTAATTCACGCATTAATTGGAGTGTCATATACTCAGATACTTTCGCCCCGTCGGTTTGTTGACTATAAGCAGCAATACGGCGATAACCATAAAATTTAAAGGTTTTCCAAACGTCTAAAATATAAGGTTTTAGGGATTCTCTACGCTTTTCTTGTCGACTGGGCTGCCAATGGCGCCAATTGTAATAGGTACTAGATCTGATTTTAAGTGCATTTAAAATACGCACAAGCGCGTAGCCTTGTGCTAAAAATTGATTAACTAGCGGCAATCCCACATTACGGACTATTTTTTGGCTAGTAAGATGGCCGCTCAATGCATGTCAGGCTATGCGTGATAAAATTTCGTTTTCTTCCTCCAAAATAGCGAGACGCTTTTCTAATTGCTTAACGTCTTTTAAAGTCTTTGACTGACCCTGAATCATGACTGGGGTAGCTTGCTTGACCCAAATAGCAATAGAATCTTTTGAAGGTCCAAATTCGTCTGCTAATGACTTAAGTGAACGGCCTTCTTGGTGAAGTTTAACCAGTGAATCTTTAAAATCTTGTGAATAACGAATTGACATAAAAATACTCCTATACTTTCATTTTACGGACTGAATAAAAATAGTCCATTTTTTTAGTATAAGAGCATGTATTGAGTATAAAACAGCTAGATTAAATCGGCTACTAGTGAAAACATAAACCGCCTTTCTTTTCAAATCACAAATTCTTTGTTTTTAAGTAATTCTTTTTGTTTCTTACCGATGGCATAAGTATAAATGGCCATTAAGAGTTCTTTCTTGTCGGGATCTTTTTCGTTTAAAGCAATATCCATTAATACTTGTAAGTTTGTTTTTTCAGCTTCCAAAAACAACTTTTCAAAAATATTTTTATCAGCCATAATTAAGCTCCTTATTGCATTTAAATTGATATCTAATTGAATTATACTAACAAGCAAAATAATCCGCCACAATTTTATTATACACTTACGTTTACAGATTATTTTAATGTGGTTAAGCTGACACCAGCTTGCCCCACGCGGGTAGCGTTCTGCATGACATGCTCTCGCTGACGGCGATCATGCAATGATAAAGTGCCCCGTCACGGCGTGACCCGCCGGAGGTTTTTCTAGCCGGATAATAGGCGCCGGAAAATAGCAGTTCCCCCAGAAGGAGGGGGCAACGCTACTGTCATCGCTTGTCGATGACGCGCCTCGCAGAGCCTGTCCAAAATATCATTTTGGTATAACAGGCTATACCAGATTTTTAACGGTGTTATACTGGTCTTGGAAAACCTTTTTCGAGGAGGCATTTTTGATGGCGCATTTAAAGAAAAATACCCGTGGCGCAGTACCCGGTTTAGCGGTTCACTTTGAACGTAAAACCGACCATCACACGAACAAAGAAATTGATGTGTCGAAATCCTATCTGAATCAAGATCTCATGGCGGATGGTTCTGATATGGTCTCCCGATTCAATGCGCGTTTAAATGACGTTTATTGCATGAAAAGAGACGATGTGAAGGCGTTAGCGACGTGGATAGTCACTTTACCTGAAGAACTCACAGAAGCCCCCTACGAGCAACAGAGCGCCTTTTTTGAAGCAACCACTAATTTTCTGAATGACCGTTATGGCCAAAAAAATGCTGTGGCCGCTGTGGTGCATTATGACGAGACAACCCCTCACTTACACTATGCCTTTGTCCCCGTCGTTTTTGATGATAAAAAGTCACGTTATAAAGTCTCCGCTAAAGAAGTACTCACGCGCCATGATTTACAAACCTTTCATGAGGATCTAGATCAAGACTTAAAAAAGGTGCTGCCTTTTTATGAACAAGGGATTTTAAATAACAAAACCTTACCGTTTGAGAATGTCGCTGAAATCAAAAAATACAATGATCAGTTTAATGCCTTAAAAAACGAACTAGCTGACGTTGAAGACAATATTAGGGCTAAACAGGCCGTACTTAAAATCACGGATCAAGCCTTAACAGAAGTAGACTTAGCAGAAAAACAAATTGATGCCTTTAAACAAGACTTATCTAAAAATATATTTGGTAAGACGGTGCTTAAACCAGATGACTTAGATCGCTTCAAAAACGTGTTAGCCACGATGAAGAAAGCCACCTTACAAAGCCAGCATGAGACAGAAGAGCTCAAGCAAACGTTAGGCCAAGTCCAAGCGCAATTAGGAGACGTCCAAGCAGACTATCAAAACCTGAAAGAAACGCATCAAGCGCTACAGAAGCGGCAACGAGAACAGCAACAGCTGGATTATGCTATGCGTGACATGCTTAAAAATGATTATGGTGTCGACAAGCTATCGCATACTGATATGGAAGCTCGGTCTGTTCTTTATAAGCTGGATCATGAAGAACTCACTCAAAATAAAAAAGTAGCCCAGTCCTGGTTAAAAACACTGACGACAGCTAGAGCAGATCCAGATACGAAAATAGCGCCAACTAGATTAGATCGCGGTATTGAACAAGTTAAAGCATTAATCAATCGAATCATTGAATTAACGCGTGATATTTTTAAGGGGCCAAGTCTTTAACGTTATAACGGCTTATTTGCCCGTATAAGCGTTTTTAGCTACGAAACGTAGAAATAGTCATCAAATAGATTAAAACGTCTCTATCAGCTTAATAAATGGCAATTATGTTAGATAACTAGGTAGTCGGCATTTGAAATGATTCAACACAAAAAGAGCACCACGTACAAAATTTATGTGCACCAGTGTTCTTTTTGTTTTGTTTTTTATTGATTGAATAAAAAGGCGAAGCCTATTATAAGTTTATCTTTTATATTTTAATCTTTTGTTCTTTTGCGCAGTTATAAAGTCAGTATTATCAAGGTTTAACAGGATCATACCCCACAAAAAAACTGTGTATACCCCACAAAAAAACTGTGTATACCCCACAAAAAAACTGTGTATACCCCACAAAGATAAAAATAAATTGTGGTACATGGTGATACAATAAAAGCATAAAGAAATTCCCGTCTAAAAGTTTTTCTTTATGCTTATCCAACAACACGCCCAAAGGAGCGTATTTATATGTCAATTATACCAGAATCAAAGACAAGGCAGGTACACACCTTGAATGAGTTATCAAAACGAAAAGTCGTCGAACATAATAGTTTAATCACATCCATTGCCAAGATGGATAAAACACCCCTCAAGATGTTTGAACTAGCGGTGTCTTTAATTGATACCGACAATCCACCTCAAGATCAAACAGTGTATTTATCAAAGCAAGAAATGTTTGCTTTTTTTAAAGTCAATGATAATGATAAGAACAGTCGCTTTAAACAAGCGATTGAAAAAATGCAGAAACAAGCTTTTTTTCAGATTAAAAAAGAACAAGATAAAGGGTTTAAGTTTGTTAGTATTGTGCCAATCCCTTATGTGGAATGGACGGATTATAGTGACGAAGTAAAAATTGAATTTCATCGTGAAATCATGCCTTACTTAATCAATCTCAAAACCAATTTCACCCAACATGCCTTGTCAGATATTGCAGAATTGAATAGTAAGTATGCAATAATTTTGTATCGCTGGTTATCAATGAATTACAACCAATATGATCACTACAGCGTTAAAGGTGGACGACGAGAAGAACAAGTAGAAAGCTATCGTAATCCCAAAATCGGTATTCGAGAGTTGCGAGAAATGACTGATACTGTTAATGAGTATCAGAGGTTTGATAGGTTTGAGAGCTATATCTTGAAAAACTCTTTAAAAGAAATTAATGCTCATACAACTTTTAACGTGACGCACGAGAAAGTTAAAAAAGGACGCAGCATTGATAGTATCGTCTTCCATATCACTAAAAAGCAGGTGGCAGATGATATTAGTTACAAGTTAGATGATCCAACTTATATTGACGGTAAGATAAGGCAAGAAGAAAGTGAAAAAGACCTCGTATATGAAGCTATGAAAAGTCCATATACAAAATTGCTGATGGAACATTTCTTGTTGACATATATTGATTTAACGGATACGACTATTTTGTCCGGGTTACAGAAAAATGTTTATCCACTTTATGACGAATTAAAAGAGTTACGTGGTTTAAAGGGCGTGAAAGAGCACTTAGCATATATCCGAGATAAACAAGATGACTATTCGAAAAAGAATATTGCTAAGTATCTTAAAAAATCGATTGAACAGTATCTACCAATCGTTAAAAGGCAGGATATAGATCATGAGTGAAAATTTAAAAACAATTCGAGAACTTGCTGATGAGTTGGGAGTATCCAAAAAGAAAATACATTACCAAGTGTCTAAATTAGATAGCAATTTGATACAAAGATTGGACGGAACTATATACCTTGGTAAAACTGCAATATCAAAGATAAAATCAAGTATTGGATACTCTAAAGTGTCTGAATTAGATACTTTAAATATCCAAAATAGACATGAATTAGATAGTAGATTAGACACTGAAAAAAACGAGCTGATTAATGAAAAGTCTGAACAAATTAGTTATTTGAAGGAACAACTGAATAAAAAAGATGGCCAGTTAGCTATCAAAGATGAACAGATAAAAAGTCTAGTCGAAATTCAGAATCAGACACAAAACTTACTAGATCAACAACAACGATTAGCATTACAGGATAAAAAACTGCTAGAAGAATACAAGTCAGAAATACAAAGCCTCAAAGCATTAACAACAGAAGATAATAAAGCTCATGCAGAAGAACATTCTGAAGATGCTAATATCGGTGTAAAAGATAAATCAAAGCGCTGGTGGCACTTTGGAAAGTAGAAAACATTTTTAAAGAAAGACTGCTGGGATAATATGAAGAATTTTGATAATGTGAATGAACGAGTAATAGACGATTTGAGGCAAGAAATTAAGTCTCATAGCAAAATAAAAATAGCAGCTGCATCTTTTTCAATCTATGCGTATGAGGCACTTAAAACCGAATTAGAAAAAACAGATGCTGTTCAATTTTTGTTTACGAGTAATTTATTTACGAAAGAGAAAGTGCCTAATGAAAAAAGAGAGTTCTTTATTCCACGGTTAAATCGTGAGAGTCAGTTATACCGCGATGGCTTTGAACTAAAAATACGAAATGAGCTATCTCAAAAAGCCATTGCTAAAGAAGTTGCAGAATGGATTGAGCACAGAGTTACCTTTAAATCAAATATATCTGGTAAACAATCAGATAATTTTATGATCATTAATAGCAAAAATGATACCAATGTATACTTACCGATTGATGAATTTACAACATCTGAATTGGGTGTATCTCAAGGGGAAAAACTTTTTTATAATATTTCAAAGTTTGAAAACGAAAATACACAGCGATTTCTGAATGCATTTGATCAAGTGTGGAATAATCCCGATTACGTTGATGAGGTTACTAATACTGTTTTAGATAATATAACAGCTGCCTATCAAGAAAATGCGCCAGAATTTATCTATTACCTTGCGTTATACAATATATTTAGTGAGTTTTTGTCAGATTTGGACGCAGAATATTTGCCAGATGAACGTACCGGATTTAAAGAGTCAAAAATTTGGTCACTTTTGTATGATTTTCAAAAAGATGCGGTTGTGGGTGCGATTAGCAAATTAGAGAAACATAATGGGGTGATTTTGGCGGATTCTGTTGGGTTAGGGAAAACATTTTCTGCCATAGGCGTGATTAAATACTATGAATCCCGTAATAAAAATGTTCTTGTCTTATCTCCTAAGAGATTGAAAGATAACTGGAATAATTACAAGAATAATTATAAAAACAATCCCCTAGCTGAAGATCGATTACGGTATGATGTCTTATTTCATACTGATATGGACAGAGAACAAGGCGAAAGTAACGGAATTGATCTTGGGAAAATAAATTGGGGAAACTACGATTTAGTTGTGATTGATGAAAGTCATAATTTCAGAAATGGTGATGGCACAACTCATAAGAAGAATGATGGATCTGAAAATCGTTATCAAAAATTAATGCGTAAAATTATTAAGACAGGTGTTAAAACCAAGGTGCTGATGCTTTCTGCAACACCAGTTAATACTGATTTTTCAGATTTACGCAACCAATTGATGCTATCTGCAGAAGGTGACAGTGATACTCTAACTCAGAGTTTAAACACCAAAAATTCTGTTACAGAAATTTTTGCACAAGCACAAAGGGCATTTAAAGAGTGGTCGCAATTGGATGTTTCCAATCGTACAACAGAACAGCTGCTTGATATGTTGGATTTTGATTTTTTTGAATTACTAGATAGTGTCACAATTGCCCGTAGTCGTAAGCATATTCAAAAGTATTACGATAAGGAAGCCATTGGCAACTTTCCGAAAAGGTTGACTCCCATCAACAAGAGCCCTAAATTAACAGATTTAGATATATCATATAATCAAATTTTCTTGTTTATTGATCGTCTTAACCTAGAAGTGTACAATCCTCTACAATACGTCTATCCATCTAAAATTAGTAAATATATTGATGAAAGCCGTCCAAACGCAGCTAGCTGGGGAAATCGTGAAAAAGGTCGTAACCAATTGATGGTTACTAACTTATTGAAACGAGCGGAAAGCTCAATTTATAGTTTTCGATTAACTAGCGAACGGATTTTAAGCAACATTGATCATAAATTACAAACCATCGCCAATTATGAGAAATATAAGCAAGGCATCATTGAAAATATTGAAGATGATTTTGAAGAGGATACGTTTACAGTCGGTAAGGATCTAAAAATTGACTTAGCTGATATGGACTATCGATCATGGCGTGAAAAACTATTAGTTGATCAAAATGTTTTCATGGAATTATTAAATTTAATTCAGGTAATTACACCAGATCATGATGCTAAGTTATCAGAATTAACAGCATTAATTCGCAATAAAATTGAACATCCTATTAACGCTAATAATCATAAAATTATTATTTTTACAGCCTTTTCAGATACGGCAGACTATTTGTATAACTATCTATCAGATAGACTCAATCAAGTTGGTAACCTACATACGGCTTTGATTTCCGGAAGTAGAACGGCTACTACCGTTTCAGATGTAGGAAATGACTTTAATACGTTACTCACATTATTTAGCCCCAAATCTAAAAATCGTGACGCCTTAGGTTTGCATGGTGAAATTGATGTCATCATTGCAACTGACGTCATTAGTGAAGGTCAAAATCTACAGGATGCAGACTATTTAATTAATTATGACATTCATTGGAATCCAGTCCGTATTATTCAAAGATTTGGCCGAATTGACCGTATTGGTTCAACGAATGATGTTATTCAAATGGTGAACTTCTGGCCAGATATTAGTCTCGATGAGTATATTAACTTAAAAGCGCGCGTTGAAAATCGTGCCAAACTAGTGGCTGTATCGTCAACAGGTGAAGATACCATTGATAATACAGATCCAGATATGGCCTATCGTAAAAAGCAACTTGAAACGTTGCAAAATGAAGTAGTTGATTTAGAGGATATGTCTAGCGGTGTCAATATTATGGACTTAGGTCTTAATGAGTTTCAACTTGACCTGCAAAAACTGCGCGAGAAATATGGTGATTATGAGGCAAAACCATATGGAATTCATGCGATAACCCAATCTGATAATAACCATCCAGCGGGTGTTATTTTTGTTTTAAAAAATCACAATAATGCCATGAATATTGATAAACAAAATCGATTGCATCCATTTTATTTAGTCTATATCGATGAAAATGGTGAAGTAGTCTCAAGTCACTTTAACCCCAAAAAAGTTCTGGATGACATGAGATATCTTTCTAAAGATAGATCACTACCTATTGAGAATCTCACGCAATCATTCAATATAGAGACCCGTGAAGGAAAAGAGATGAGTAAGTATTCTAATTTATTGAATCAAGCAATTGATTCAATGATCAATGGTAAAAAAGAAAAAGATATTGATAGTCTCTTTACGACGGGAGGCACCACAGCTTTAGAAAATGATATCAGTGGGTTAAATGATTTTGAATTAATTGATTTTCTGGTCGTTAGAGGTGAATAAATGATAGTAGATATTCCAAAACAGGCCGTTGTAAATCGCATTATTCCAAAAGATAGGTTTAACTTTGAAGATGCTAAAAAAATTGAACGTATCCGTTGGGTGGGTAAACTTGCGCCTAATACGATTAATCTGCCTGCTAAAAAAATACAGGAAATTGAGGTTTTTAGTGTTGAAATGCCCGACTTTGATTTAAATGTTATTAAAGAGATTGTCACTAAAATACCGCAAGAAATTTTATTCATCGTCAATGGTGAACTGGGCATCATGTATTATCTAGATCAGTTTATTTCTAAAAAAGTGGCTGATAAACTTCAACTGAACGGTTTATCGATTGATGATGTTCGCGATAACTTTATTCGCCAATTGTTAGATATTACAGACATCTCAAAATCTTTGAAACAACAAGTTGAAAAAATACAGCTAATGCATGAATTAGAATCTGAAATAGATCGGATCAACAATAAGATTAAAAGAACGGTCCAAATTAATAAAAAACAACTTTTGGCTAGAGAAAGATATGCACTAGAGCAGCGTTTGGCCAAAGTTAAAGGAGAATAAGAAATGCCCGATATACCAGAAAAAATTAATTTATCTAACGTTAATTCACGTCAAGTCAATCCTGAATTATTGAATG
This genomic interval from Leuconostoc kimchii IMSNU 11154 contains the following:
- a CDS encoding ArsR/SmtB family transcription factor — its product is MVLDIIQYKNSLYDELAHFSKGLASNKRLEILDLLLQASKSVDSISRDTGNSVANTSRHLQVLKESHLVASSRNGNQIIYSLASDNVVSLVRTLMKVGERESSEMKYIQKEADNDQYVKTISLEKVRQEIDNIFLLDVRPKDEYIANHILGAINIPLNELIDNINIIPKNKKIIVYCRGRLCANSNFAVKKLNQYGLNAYSLNSSVHDWQEIAHNSDS
- a CDS encoding thioredoxin family protein, producing MVKEIELTSENYEESVSKGVILVDFRADWCAPCRMMDSVLDKIAEDPIYESIKFGKVNVDNNMELNIRHSISGIPTFLLYKDGKLITREVGLQTKNTVKSMLNNLL
- a CDS encoding nuclear transport factor 2 family protein; protein product: MKNEHQIKLIETYFKMWIERDFSRINDIFADDIFYRECYGACYRNLKEIHLWITQQLKKQVVLNWSINTVNVDNNSFFVTWIFHAKEENEYIFDGISRIEFNGDSKISKIIEYETKHEIFYPFGKE
- a CDS encoding recombinase family protein — protein: MKYGYARVSTIDQKLENQIESLKNSGAEIIYKEKFTGTTTERPEFNKVLNELKTDDTLIVTKLDRFARNTKEALDIIQDLFKRNIKVNILNMGIIDNTPTGQLIFTIFSAFAQFERDMIVTRTHEGKEYAKRNDPYFSEGRPQTYTDEQIRLAYDLRQQGMTYKMIARKTGISERTQQRRFKDI
- a CDS encoding IS3 family transposase; this encodes MGLPLVNQFLAQGYALVRILNALKIRSSTYYNWRHWQPSRQEKRRESLKPYILDVWKTFKFYGYRRIAAYSQQTDGAKVSEYMTLQLMRELGIRSRMQKCYRKPKTVVTVDQKPNLIRHLHDLSGVWQTDITYIQLTNHRWVYLATVLDPEKRKVLGYKIGDTMTAELATSALQMALDKHRKPLIIHSDMGSQYTSAEFNIKCQNYGLKHSYSLKGHPYDNGRMEAFHSILKREEVYLKAYQTLTEVQAAIGWYINFFYNRNRISNVA
- a CDS encoding transposase, whose translation is MSIRYSQDFKDSLVKLHQEGRSLKSLADEFGPSKDSIAIWVKQATPVMIQGQSKTLKDVKQLEKRLAILEEENEILSRIA
- the mobV gene encoding MobV family relaxase; the encoded protein is MAHLKKNTRGAVPGLAVHFERKTDHHTNKEIDVSKSYLNQDLMADGSDMVSRFNARLNDVYCMKRDDVKALATWIVTLPEELTEAPYEQQSAFFEATTNFLNDRYGQKNAVAAVVHYDETTPHLHYAFVPVVFDDKKSRYKVSAKEVLTRHDLQTFHEDLDQDLKKVLPFYEQGILNNKTLPFENVAEIKKYNDQFNALKNELADVEDNIRAKQAVLKITDQALTEVDLAEKQIDAFKQDLSKNIFGKTVLKPDDLDRFKNVLATMKKATLQSQHETEELKQTLGQVQAQLGDVQADYQNLKETHQALQKRQREQQQLDYAMRDMLKNDYGVDKLSHTDMEARSVLYKLDHEELTQNKKVAQSWLKTLTTARADPDTKIAPTRLDRGIEQVKALINRIIELTRDIFKGPSL
- a CDS encoding RepB family plasmid replication initiator protein, whose amino-acid sequence is MSIIPESKTRQVHTLNELSKRKVVEHNSLITSIAKMDKTPLKMFELAVSLIDTDNPPQDQTVYLSKQEMFAFFKVNDNDKNSRFKQAIEKMQKQAFFQIKKEQDKGFKFVSIVPIPYVEWTDYSDEVKIEFHREIMPYLINLKTNFTQHALSDIAELNSKYAIILYRWLSMNYNQYDHYSVKGGRREEQVESYRNPKIGIRELREMTDTVNEYQRFDRFESYILKNSLKEINAHTTFNVTHEKVKKGRSIDSIVFHITKKQVADDISYKLDDPTYIDGKIRQEESEKDLVYEAMKSPYTKLLMEHFLLTYIDLTDTTILSGLQKNVYPLYDELKELRGLKGVKEHLAYIRDKQDDYSKKNIAKYLKKSIEQYLPIVKRQDIDHE
- a CDS encoding helicase-related protein, with protein sequence MKNFDNVNERVIDDLRQEIKSHSKIKIAAASFSIYAYEALKTELEKTDAVQFLFTSNLFTKEKVPNEKREFFIPRLNRESQLYRDGFELKIRNELSQKAIAKEVAEWIEHRVTFKSNISGKQSDNFMIINSKNDTNVYLPIDEFTTSELGVSQGEKLFYNISKFENENTQRFLNAFDQVWNNPDYVDEVTNTVLDNITAAYQENAPEFIYYLALYNIFSEFLSDLDAEYLPDERTGFKESKIWSLLYDFQKDAVVGAISKLEKHNGVILADSVGLGKTFSAIGVIKYYESRNKNVLVLSPKRLKDNWNNYKNNYKNNPLAEDRLRYDVLFHTDMDREQGESNGIDLGKINWGNYDLVVIDESHNFRNGDGTTHKKNDGSENRYQKLMRKIIKTGVKTKVLMLSATPVNTDFSDLRNQLMLSAEGDSDTLTQSLNTKNSVTEIFAQAQRAFKEWSQLDVSNRTTEQLLDMLDFDFFELLDSVTIARSRKHIQKYYDKEAIGNFPKRLTPINKSPKLTDLDISYNQIFLFIDRLNLEVYNPLQYVYPSKISKYIDESRPNAASWGNREKGRNQLMVTNLLKRAESSIYSFRLTSERILSNIDHKLQTIANYEKYKQGIIENIEDDFEEDTFTVGKDLKIDLADMDYRSWREKLLVDQNVFMELLNLIQVITPDHDAKLSELTALIRNKIEHPINANNHKIIIFTAFSDTADYLYNYLSDRLNQVGNLHTALISGSRTATTVSDVGNDFNTLLTLFSPKSKNRDALGLHGEIDVIIATDVISEGQNLQDADYLINYDIHWNPVRIIQRFGRIDRIGSTNDVIQMVNFWPDISLDEYINLKARVENRAKLVAVSSTGEDTIDNTDPDMAYRKKQLETLQNEVVDLEDMSSGVNIMDLGLNEFQLDLQKLREKYGDYEAKPYGIHAITQSDNNHPAGVIFVLKNHNNAMNIDKQNRLHPFYLVYIDENGEVVSSHFNPKKVLDDMRYLSKDRSLPIENLTQSFNIETREGKEMSKYSNLLNQAIDSMINGKKEKDIDSLFTTGGTTALENDISGLNDFELIDFLVVRGE
- a CDS encoding DUF4391 domain-containing protein, yielding MIVDIPKQAVVNRIIPKDRFNFEDAKKIERIRWVGKLAPNTINLPAKKIQEIEVFSVEMPDFDLNVIKEIVTKIPQEILFIVNGELGIMYYLDQFISKKVADKLQLNGLSIDDVRDNFIRQLLDITDISKSLKQQVEKIQLMHELESEIDRINNKIKRTVQINKKQLLARERYALEQRLAKVKGE